One window of the Saccopteryx bilineata isolate mSacBil1 chromosome 2, mSacBil1_pri_phased_curated, whole genome shotgun sequence genome contains the following:
- the LOC136323460 gene encoding olfactory receptor-like protein OLF3: protein MGTDNQTWVKELILLGLSSDWDTQVSLFVLFLVMYLVTVLGNSLIVLLIRLDSRLHTPMYFFLTNLSLVDISYATSIVPQMLVHFLAEEKVIPFVSCAAQLFFSLGLGGIEFVLLAAMAYDRYVAVCDPLRYSVIMHRGFCTRLAITAWVSGSVNSLVQTTITFQLPICSNKFIDHISCELLAVVRLACVDTSSNDIAIMVSSIVLLMTPLCLVLLSYVKIIATILKIRTSEGRMKAFYTCASHLTVVVLCYGMAIVTYIQPRSGPSVLQEKLVSLFYAILTPMLNPMIYSLRNKEVKGAWYKLLG, encoded by the coding sequence ATGGGAACAGATAACCAGACGTGGGTGAAGGAGTTGATTCTCCTCGGTCTGTCCAGTGACTGGGACACTcaggtctctctctttgtcctgtTCTTGGTCATGTACCTGGTGACAGTCCTGGGGAACTCCCTCATTGTCCTTCTCATCCGACTGGACAGCCGGCTGCACACTCCCATGTATTTCTTTCTCACCAACCTCTCCCTTGTTGACATCTCTTACGCCACAAGCATCGTCCCTCAGATGTTGGTTCATTTTCTTGCAGAAGAGAAAGTGATTCCATTTGTGAGCTGTGCAGCCCAGTTGTTCTTCTCCCTGGGACTGGGCGGGATTGAGTTTGTTCTGCTGGCAGCGATGGCCTATGACCGCTATGTGGCCGTGTGTGACCCCCTGAGGTACTCGGTCATCATGCACAGAGGGTTTTGCACTAGGCTGGCCATCACCGCCTGGGTCAGTGGCTCTGTCAACTCCCTTGTGCAGACCACCATCACCTTTCAGCTGCCCATATGCTCAAACAAGTTTATTGATCACATATCATGTGAACTCCTAGCTGTGGTCAGACTAGCCTGTGTGGACACCTCCTCCAATGACATCGCAATCATGGTTTCCAGCATTGTCCTGCTGATGACACCACTCTGCCTGGTCCTCTTGTCTTATGTCAAGATTATTGCCACCATCCTTAAGATCAGGACGAGTGAGGGAAGAATGAAAGCCTTCTACACCTGTGCCTCTCACCTCACAGTGGTTGTCCTGTGCTATGGCATGGCCATTGTCACTTACATCCAGCCTCGCTCCGGCCCCTCTGTCCTTCAGGAGAAGTTGGTCTCTCTCTTTTATGCCATTTTGACACCTATGCTGAACCCCATGATTTACAGTCTAAGGAATAAGGAGGTGAAGGGGGCGTGGTACAAACTATTGGGATGA